From one Solanum stenotomum isolate F172 chromosome 12, ASM1918654v1, whole genome shotgun sequence genomic stretch:
- the LOC125847135 gene encoding uncharacterized protein LOC125847135, with the protein MPPGRAVKGRPARRNVEEQRVPNALELQPQGEVTKAKFCEGIRMLSQVATYQIGQRDNLQEVADTSRICELLRMNPPSFLCSSVTEDLKNLIEELKRVFDLMHFADEERVELAAYQMKGVARICQARKARQAMLIGDMDLARLMIHVQQVEEDKLKDRKEFNNKRAKTSGNEFRQQKSSANRTFFQQKPKGPAPSSGIEKEVNYSPSFDLTGRISKRIGKVAYELELPQELTAVHQIIMPPGSTVRGRPARRNVEEQRLPNASEVQPQ; encoded by the exons atgcctccaggAAGAGCAGTCAaaggtcgtcctgctaggagAAATGTCGAGGAACAAAGGGTACCTAATGCACTAGAattgcaaccccaaggagaggtcaccaagGCTAAATTCTGTGAAGGTATCCggatgttaagtcaagttgCGACCTATCAAATTGGACAGAGAGATAATCTAcaggaagtggctgatacttcaaggatctgTGAGCTTTTAAGGATGAACCCACCAAGCTTCTTAtgttcaagtgtcactgaggatctGAAAAACCTAATTGAGGAGCTAAAAAGGGTATTTGATTTGATGCATTTTGCTGATGaggagagggtggaactagctgcataccaaatgaagggtgtcgctagaaTTTG TCAAGCAAGGAAGGCAAGGCAAGCTATGCTGATCGGGGATATGGACCTAGCAAGGCTTATGATCCATGTAcaacaagttgaggaagataagctgAAGGATAGAAAAGAGTTTAataataagagggctaagacatcagggaacGAGTTCAGGCAGCAAAAGAGTAGTGCGAACCGGACTTTCTTCCAACAGAAACCGAAAGGACCTGCCCCATCATCTg GAATTGAGAAAGAGGTTAACTACTctcccagttttgaccttaccggaag aatttccaaaaggattggcaaggtagcttatgaaTTGGAGTTACCACAAGAGTTAACAGCGGTTCATCAG ataatcatgcctccaggAAGTACAgtcagaggtcgtcctgctaggagAAATGTCGAGGAACAAAGGCTACCTAATGCatcagaagtgcaaccccaatga
- the LOC125847136 gene encoding SKP1-like protein 1A — MSSEKLITFKTSDGEEFKLNEAVVAVRSEVIKNVVQDANSTSNVIPLSNVDGKTMTKVIQYWKKYSEEGVTKDQLKSFDQDFLKMSQSELVGVLLAANFFDDKQLKEVIIQEFADRIKGKPIDEIR, encoded by the coding sequence ATGTCTTCAGAAAAACTCATAACTTTCAAGACTAGCGATGGTGAGGAATTCAAACTTAATGAGGCTGTTGTAGCTGTGAGGTCAGAAGTCATCAAGAACGTGGTACAAGATGCGAATAGTACTTCTAATGTCATCCCCTTGTCTAATGTTGATGGCAAAACAATGACCAAAGTTATTCAATATTGGAAGAAATATTCGGAAGAAGGTGTTACAAAAGATCAGTTAAAGAGTTTTGATCAGGATTTCTTGAAGATGAGCCAATCAGAATTAGTTGGTGTTCTCTTGGCTGCCAATTTTTTTGATGATAAGCAGTTGAAGGAGGTAATAATCCAAGAGTTTGCTGATAGGATCAAAGGGAAACCAATAGACGAAATACGTTAA
- the LOC125847137 gene encoding mitogen-activated protein kinase kinase kinase 20-like encodes KQAKFMWQRGRTLGKGSYGFVSLASTDTPSPMIPSLISVKSCMLNCSQSLRNEREFLRVFEDCPQIIRCFGFNVTYEDDLYLYNLLLEFASAGSLADRIDERGLPEFQVQKYTKNVVLGLNLIHKKGIIHCDIKPQNILLTTDGDDGMAEVGKIVDFGLSITLEQNWKENVGHRGTKRYMAPEALIKKEYCPGVDIWSLGCTVYEMITEKPQWESSNSEPNFGNPKMSTEAKDFLNNCLVRNPSGCWSADMLLNHSFLKSAVDVQPPDTKKRQCDGMSLLRKKRTKTAFRTQPHIHDLVIQLDSDSKEGNSCLN; translated from the coding sequence AAACAAGCGAAATTTATGTGGCAGAGAGGCAGAACATTGGGGAAAGGAAGCTATGGTTTTGTATCATTGGCTTCTACTGATACCCCTTCTCCTATGATACCATCTCTCATTTCCGTTAAATCTTGTATGTTGAACTGCTCTCAGTCTCTTCGAAATGAAAGGGAATTCTTAAGAGTGTTTGAGGATTGTCCTCAAATTATTCGATGTTTTGGATTTAATGTCACCTACGAGGATGACTTATATCTTTACAATTTGCTACTCGAATTTGCCTCAGCTGGAAGCCTAGCTGATCGTATTGATGAACGAGGATTGCCTGAGTTTCAAGTCCAAAAGTACACCAAAAATGTTGTTTTAGGGCTCAATTTGATTCACAAAAAAGGGATTATTCATTGCGAcataaaaccccaaaacattCTTCTTACTACTGATGGTGATGATGGTATGGCCGAGGTGGGAAAGATAGTTGATTTCGGACTTTCCATAACTTTGGAACAGAACTGGAAAGAGAACGTGGGGCACAGAGGAACTAAAAGGTACATGGCACCTGAAGCTCTAATTAAGAAGGAGTACTGCCCAGGAGTTGATATTTGGTCACTTGGATGCACCGTTTACGAGATGATCACTGAGAAACCCCAATGGGAATCATCTAATTCGGAACCAAATTTTGGGAATCCCAAAATGTCTACAGAGGCAAAAGATTTCCTGAATAATTGTCTGGTCAGGAATCCAAGTGGTTGTTGGAGTGCAGACATGCTCTTGAATCACTCATTTCTGAAATCAGCTGTCGATGTCCAGCCTCCAGATACAAAGAAGAGGCAATGTGACGGAATGTCCTTGTTACGCAAGAAACGCacaaagacagcattcaggacaCAGCCACACATTCATGATTTGGTTATACAACTTGATTCAGATTCTAAAGAGGGAAACTCGTGCCTAAATTAA